Within the Mycobacterium gordonae genome, the region TCGCCAACGCCGGGAGCGTCTTCGCCAGCGCCGAAGCCACAAACGCGACGCTGCTACAACTAGGTCTGGGCTCCGCCGCGACCGAGCCTGTCTCTTTGACCCGGCTGCAGGCGGCCATCGCCACCGCTCCCGAAGTGTTGATCGGTGACCCACTCGAGGCCATTGGCCAAGCATGGATCACCAGCCCCCTGGGTGCGGTCGTCGACCCGGTGATCAACACACCATTCGAACTTCTGACCGGCCGCGACCTGATCGGCAACGGCGAGAACGGCGTGGTCGGCGTTAACGGCGGCGAGGGTACCGACGGCGGCTGGCTCATCGGCAACGGCGGGCAAGGCGCACCCCAGACGGCGACCACACCCGCCGGTCGTGGCGGCGACGCCGGTTGGATCGGCACCGGCGGGCGCGGCGGGGCCGCGTTGCCCGGCCTGGGCGGAAACGGCGGTGACGGGGGCAATGGGGGCTGGCTGTTCGGCGACGGGGGCGCGGGGGCACCGGGTGCCGCCTCCTCGAACCCGCTGATCGCAGGTGGCAATGGTGGCGCCGGGGGCAACGCCCTGCGGTACGGGCATGGCGGGGCCGGCGGAGCAGGCGGAGCGGGCGCGCCTGGGGCCACCGGCGGGATCGGCCCGGATGGCAACGGCGCAACGGGCGGGGCCGGCGGCCGAGGCGGCAACGGCGGGACCGGCGGCATGGGCGGCACCATCTGGGGCAATGGCGGCGACGGCGGGGTCGGCGGCGTGGGTGGCCAGGGCGGAGCCGGCGGGGCCGGGCAGACCGGGGCGACCGGCAGCTGGGACAACGGCGGCAACGGCACCGGCGGCAATGGCAGCAACGGCGGGGCCGGCGCGGCCGGCGGGCACGGCGGCAACGGCGGGAACGCCGGACACGCCCAAGGCAATGGCGTCAGCGGTGTCAATGGCGACGGCGGGGCTGGCGGCGCCGGCGGCAACGCCGGAGTCGGCGGCGACGGCGGCGCCGGGGCGGCCGGCCTCATAGGCACCACTGCCGACGCAAACGGCGGCAACGGCGGCAACGGCGGCAACGGCGGGAACCCCGGCACGGTCGTCGGGGTCGGCGGCAACGGAGGCACCGCGGGCACAGGCGGAACCGGCGGAACCACCGGCGCCGATGGCACCAAAGGCGTCATACCTACCAGCGGCGGCAACGGCGGTTCCGGTGGCAGGGGCGCCGATGCCGGCGTCCTTATCGGCAAAGCCGTCATCGGTATCGGCGGACAGGGCGGTTCCGGCGGCAACGGCGGCGACGGCGGAGACGCCGGCAACGGCGGGGCCGGCGGCGACGGCGGCACGGGCGGCCGCGGCTACCCGGACGCCATCGTCAACTTCGCCGGCGACGGCGGCAACGGCGGCAACGGCGGCAGGTCCGGCCTTCACGGTCTCGCCGGCGGCGCGGCCGGTAACGGCGGCCACGGCGGAGACGGCCAGTCGCCGCTGACCGGCAATGGCGTCGGTGGCAACGGCGGCAATGGCGGTAATGCCGGTAATCCCGGCAGCGCCAGCCCGATTGGTGGCACCGACGGCGCCTCCGGCACCGGCGGTAACGGCGGTCGGGGCGGCGACGGCCGCAACGACGCGGGTGGCAATGGCGGTAACGGCGGCAACAGTTTCGGCATCGGCGGCACCGGCGGCAACGGCGGCAACGGCACCACCGGCGGCGTCGGCGGTAACGGCGGCGAAAGCGAGGCCAGCACCGGCGGCACCGGCGGCGCCGGCGGCCAAGGCCTGACTGGCTCCGGCGGTGCCGGCGGCGATGGCGGCAACAGCAGGGCCGGCACCGGCGGCAGCGGCGGCGCTGGCGGCACCGGCACCACCGGCGGGACCGGTGGCAATGGTGGTCGTGGCGGCAACCCGGTCGGCTTCTTCGACATCAGCGGTCATGGCGGCGACGGCGGCACCGGCGGCCTGGGCACCAACGGGATCGGCGGCACCGGCGGCAACGGCGGCAATGTAACCAGCGGGATTGCGGGCAACGGGGGCGCCGGCGGCCTGAGCAACACGGCCACCGGCGGTACCGGCGGCAACGGCGGCCACGCCACCACCGGAACAGCCGGTAACGGCGGCACCGGCGGCGGCACCAGCGCCAAAGGCGTCGCAGCCGGTATGGGCGGCAACGGCGGCAACGCCACCACCGGCAGCGCCGGAGACGGCGGCACCGGCGGGGCGGGCTCCAAGGGCGGCGATGGTGGTTCGGGTGGCAGCGGCGGCAATGCCACCGCGATCGGCGGCACCGCGGGCAATGGCGGCACTGGCGGCGCCGGCGGAACCGGGCCGCTCATCGCCAGCGGCGGAGCCGGCGGTAAGGGCGGAAACGGCGGCAACTCCGGTACCAGCGTCAACTATTCCGGCGGCGTCCCGCACGGGGGGGCCGGCGGGCGCGGTGGCGATGGTCTCTTCGGTGGAAACGGCGGTGCCGGCGGGGATGGCGGCAACTCTGTGACCGGCTACGCCGGTCACGGTGGCGACGGCGGCAACGGCGGCGTCAACGGCACTTCCGGAACCGGACGCGGTGGTGACGGCGGCGCCGGCGGCAACGCCGGCAGCATCGGCTTGGAGGCCAACGGCGGCAACGGCGGCAACGGCGGCAACGGCAACAGCCAAAGCGCCGTCACCGACCGCGGCGGAGATGGCGGCAACGGCGGCAACGGCGGCAACGCCAACTCCAACCTGGGTCGCGCCGGCAACGGTGGCCACGGCGGCAACGGCGGCACCCCAACATTCCGCAACGGGGACGGCGGCAACGGCGGCAACGGCGGCAACACGGGGACCATTGGCGCCCCGGCGGCAGCCGGCAACGGCGGCAACGGTGGCAACGGCACCAACGGCGTCAATACCAACCAGGCCGCCGGCCATGGCGGGAACGGCGGCAACGGCGGCAACGCCGAGACCGCCTTTACCGGCGGCATCGCGGGTAAAGGCGGCAACGGCGGCAACGGCGCCCTGGCATTCGTGAAGACCGGCGTGCTGGACGGCGGTGACGGCGGGGCCGGCGGCCACGGCGGGAACGGCGCCTCCGGCGGCAACGGCGGCAACGGCGGCAACGGCGGTCGCGGCCTCGTCGGCCCCGACAACACTCCCGGCAGCGGCGGCGCCGGCGGGGCCGGCGGTGACGCCGGCACCAACGGGAACGGTGGCGCCGGCGGCAACGGCGGACAGGGCGCAGCCGGTGGGGCCGG harbors:
- a CDS encoding PE family protein — encoded protein: MSFLTVSPQMLALAARDAAGVGAQITESNAAAAASTTMLAAAAGDEVSAAVAALFGTFGRQYQSASLRLAELYDQFVQRLANAGSVFASAEATNATLLQLGLGSAATEPVSLTRLQAAIATAPEVLIGDPLEAIGQAWITSPLGAVVDPVINTPFELLTGRDLIGNGENGVVGVNGGEGTDGGWLIGNGGQGAPQTATTPAGRGGDAGWIGTGGRGGAALPGLGGNGGDGGNGGWLFGDGGAGAPGAASSNPLIAGGNGGAGGNALRYGHGGAGGAGGAGAPGATGGIGPDGNGATGGAGGRGGNGGTGGMGGTIWGNGGDGGVGGVGGQGGAGGAGQTGATGSWDNGGNGTGGNGSNGGAGAAGGHGGNGGNAGHAQGNGVSGVNGDGGAGGAGGNAGVGGDGGAGAAGLIGTTADANGGNGGNGGNGGNPGTVVGVGGNGGTAGTGGTGGTTGADGTKGVIPTSGGNGGSGGRGADAGVLIGKAVIGIGGQGGSGGNGGDGGDAGNGGAGGDGGTGGRGYPDAIVNFAGDGGNGGNGGRSGLHGLAGGAAGNGGHGGDGQSPLTGNGVGGNGGNGGNAGNPGSASPIGGTDGASGTGGNGGRGGDGRNDAGGNGGNGGNSFGIGGTGGNGGNGTTGGVGGNGGESEASTGGTGGAGGQGLTGSGGAGGDGGNSRAGTGGSGGAGGTGTTGGTGGNGGRGGNPVGFFDISGHGGDGGTGGLGTNGIGGTGGNGGNVTSGIAGNGGAGGLSNTATGGTGGNGGHATTGTAGNGGTGGGTSAKGVAAGMGGNGGNATTGSAGDGGTGGAGSKGGDGGSGGSGGNATAIGGTAGNGGTGGAGGTGPLIASGGAGGKGGNGGNSGTSVNYSGGVPHGGAGGRGGDGLFGGNGGAGGDGGNSVTGYAGHGGDGGNGGVNGTSGTGRGGDGGAGGNAGSIGLEANGGNGGNGGNGNSQSAVTDRGGDGGNGGNGGNANSNLGRAGNGGHGGNGGTPTFRNGDGGNGGNGGNTGTIGAPAAAGNGGNGGNGTNGVNTNQAAGHGGNGGNGGNAETAFTGGIAGKGGNGGNGALAFVKTGVLDGGDGGAGGHGGNGASGGNGGNGGNGGRGLVGPDNTPGSGGAGGAGGDAGTNGNGGAGGNGGQGAAGGAGQNPKAQPLPPSPQAPASKGATGPYVDAPNGIPGGDGADGGPAQAGGNGGHGGSGTIVGSSTGGVGGNGGNGGASNGTVSAAGGAGGTGGDGHFRGNGANGGNGGNGGSGGGLGGAGGAAGGGGLNGGVGGTGGSGGAGGSEGGTGGTGGTGGSGGSGLGLTRQLNNLLGRITGGPGGTGGDGGVGGSGGGTGGAGGNGGDAGTFAQASQGVYGGNGGDGGDGGLGAGTGGVGGNGGGGTRGGIGGTGGNGGAGASNAGSGGAGGNGGAGGAGGTVSGNGGAGGQGGAGGTAGLGASGGSGGTGGTGGPSARGGAGGNGGLAGDGGTGGTGGLGGAGGGATNGNGGAGGTGGAGGTGGTGGTGGYGANGGAGGYDWFISSNGDGGSGGTGGTGGNGGNAGVGGAGGAGGSSANGSGGVGGAGGAGGNGGTGGGGGQGGSGGEGGQGLFGEGSGGNGGARGDGGSAGGGGQGAEGGAAGAGGTSGDGTVAAGGTDGLSGGKGQGGTTGVPGTRGISHDARDLTPPGLWIGPWPWLPLTPP